One genomic segment of Hordeum vulgare subsp. vulgare chromosome 2H, MorexV3_pseudomolecules_assembly, whole genome shotgun sequence includes these proteins:
- the LOC123427612 gene encoding putative F-box protein At2g16220 isoform X1, protein MDDGGLRRHLKPSSAMEEKCSGRKKKVRTTYPPAEEAAAAAASLLTEDLILEILSRLPARSVHRFKCVSSAWRDLIADPAHRKKLSQPLAGFLYSTYHAPDPRFYHFHFAEVPGGAAQPVDPSLSFLPSDEYWYVDQLDTCNGLLLCRGHKFPSPPSVDGDQQLERHYIVCNPATGAWLGIPALPPAPAGRRVIARLAFDPAVSSHFHVLQFEDTEQDKYITGVTIYSSQTGAWTYRGSRLVEKVSLLSGLTSVFFQGMLHLIGTLYPVNTDYDTVLVAVDMEGQMWKTIRVPSGGLCFDMIGVSQGCLHYAATPLAPDDKKKEKNEDTSAVWYMEDYDSKEWVLKHRLSYDELRGMTGGEFRVAAFHPDCDTIYLDSFDADSLASYDMKLRKFHRIRSLRTDKAAIFLPYVPLFSDSFAGADGQ, encoded by the exons ATGGACGATGGCGGCCTACGCCGCCATCTCAAACCAAG CAGCGCTATGGAGGAGAAGTGCtctgggaggaagaagaaggtgaggacGACCTACCCTCCGGcggaggaggcagcggcggcggcggcgagtctCCTGACGGAGGATCTCATCTTGGAGATCCTCTCCCGCCTCCCCGCCAGGTCCGTCCACCGCTTCAAGTGCGTGTCCTCGGCCTGGCGCGACCTCATCGCCGATCCTGCCCACCGCAAGAAGCTGTCCCAACCCCTCGCCGGTTTCCTTTACAGCACCTACCACGCGCCGGACCCCCGCTTCTACCACTTTCACTTCGCCGAAGTCCCCGGCGGCGCAGCCCAGCCGGTCGACCCGTCCCTCTCTTTCTTGCCGTCCGACGAGTACTGGTACGTCGACCAGCTGGACACCTGCAATGGCCTCCTCCTCTGCCGCGGCCACAAGTTCCCTTCTCCCCCTTCCGTGGACGGAGATCAGCAGCTTGAACGCCATTACATCGTTTGCAATCCGGCCACCGGGGCATGGCTTGGCATCCCCGCACTCCCCCCGGCGCCAGCCGGCCGCCGCGTCATCGCTCGTCTGGCTTTTGATCCAGCAGTCTCGTCCCATTTCCatgttcttcagtttgaggaCACCGAACAGGATAAATACATCACTGGAGTGACCATCTACTCTTCGCAAACTGGAGCCTGGACTTACAGAGGAAGCCGCCTGGTTGAGAAAGTTAGCCTGTTAAGCGGCCTTACAAGTGTCTTCTTCCAAGGTATGCTGCACTTGATTGGCACGCTGTATCCCGTGAACACGGACTATGACACTGTGCTGGTAGCAGTGGACATGGAGGGGCAGATGTGGAAGACTATCCGTGTGCCATCAGGTGGTTTGTGTTTTGATATGATCGGAGTGTCACAGGGGTGCTTGCACTATGCTGCCACACCGCTAGCTCCTGACgacaagaagaaggaaaagaatgaGGATACATCAGCAGTCTGGTACATGGAGGATTATGATAGTAAAGAATGGGTCTTGAAGCATAGGTTGAGCTACGATGAGTTGCGGGGCATGACTGGTGGGGAGTTCAGGGTGGCTGCTTTTCACCCAGACTGCGACACCATTTACTTGGATTCATTTGACGCTGATAGTTTGGCATCATACGATATGAAGCTTCGGAAGTTCCATCGGATCCGTAGTCTTCGGACAGACAAGGCGGCCATATTTTTACCATATGTTCCATTGTTCTCGGACTCATTTGCAGGTGCAGATGGGCAGTAG
- the LOC123427612 gene encoding putative F-box protein At2g16220 isoform X2 yields MDDGGLRRHLKPSAMEEKCSGRKKKVRTTYPPAEEAAAAAASLLTEDLILEILSRLPARSVHRFKCVSSAWRDLIADPAHRKKLSQPLAGFLYSTYHAPDPRFYHFHFAEVPGGAAQPVDPSLSFLPSDEYWYVDQLDTCNGLLLCRGHKFPSPPSVDGDQQLERHYIVCNPATGAWLGIPALPPAPAGRRVIARLAFDPAVSSHFHVLQFEDTEQDKYITGVTIYSSQTGAWTYRGSRLVEKVSLLSGLTSVFFQGMLHLIGTLYPVNTDYDTVLVAVDMEGQMWKTIRVPSGGLCFDMIGVSQGCLHYAATPLAPDDKKKEKNEDTSAVWYMEDYDSKEWVLKHRLSYDELRGMTGGEFRVAAFHPDCDTIYLDSFDADSLASYDMKLRKFHRIRSLRTDKAAIFLPYVPLFSDSFAGADGQ; encoded by the exons ATGGACGATGGCGGCCTACGCCGCCATCTCAAACCAAG CGCTATGGAGGAGAAGTGCtctgggaggaagaagaaggtgaggacGACCTACCCTCCGGcggaggaggcagcggcggcggcggcgagtctCCTGACGGAGGATCTCATCTTGGAGATCCTCTCCCGCCTCCCCGCCAGGTCCGTCCACCGCTTCAAGTGCGTGTCCTCGGCCTGGCGCGACCTCATCGCCGATCCTGCCCACCGCAAGAAGCTGTCCCAACCCCTCGCCGGTTTCCTTTACAGCACCTACCACGCGCCGGACCCCCGCTTCTACCACTTTCACTTCGCCGAAGTCCCCGGCGGCGCAGCCCAGCCGGTCGACCCGTCCCTCTCTTTCTTGCCGTCCGACGAGTACTGGTACGTCGACCAGCTGGACACCTGCAATGGCCTCCTCCTCTGCCGCGGCCACAAGTTCCCTTCTCCCCCTTCCGTGGACGGAGATCAGCAGCTTGAACGCCATTACATCGTTTGCAATCCGGCCACCGGGGCATGGCTTGGCATCCCCGCACTCCCCCCGGCGCCAGCCGGCCGCCGCGTCATCGCTCGTCTGGCTTTTGATCCAGCAGTCTCGTCCCATTTCCatgttcttcagtttgaggaCACCGAACAGGATAAATACATCACTGGAGTGACCATCTACTCTTCGCAAACTGGAGCCTGGACTTACAGAGGAAGCCGCCTGGTTGAGAAAGTTAGCCTGTTAAGCGGCCTTACAAGTGTCTTCTTCCAAGGTATGCTGCACTTGATTGGCACGCTGTATCCCGTGAACACGGACTATGACACTGTGCTGGTAGCAGTGGACATGGAGGGGCAGATGTGGAAGACTATCCGTGTGCCATCAGGTGGTTTGTGTTTTGATATGATCGGAGTGTCACAGGGGTGCTTGCACTATGCTGCCACACCGCTAGCTCCTGACgacaagaagaaggaaaagaatgaGGATACATCAGCAGTCTGGTACATGGAGGATTATGATAGTAAAGAATGGGTCTTGAAGCATAGGTTGAGCTACGATGAGTTGCGGGGCATGACTGGTGGGGAGTTCAGGGTGGCTGCTTTTCACCCAGACTGCGACACCATTTACTTGGATTCATTTGACGCTGATAGTTTGGCATCATACGATATGAAGCTTCGGAAGTTCCATCGGATCCGTAGTCTTCGGACAGACAAGGCGGCCATATTTTTACCATATGTTCCATTGTTCTCGGACTCATTTGCAGGTGCAGATGGGCAGTAG